In Onthophagus taurus isolate NC chromosome 6, IU_Otau_3.0, whole genome shotgun sequence, a genomic segment contains:
- the LOC111427882 gene encoding uncharacterized MFS-type transporter C09D4.1-like, with protein MDIIKPTTEDNCKTYKIRWLILILFVLYSASNSLQWIQYSIIANVIVKFFDVSSVAVDWTSMIFMILYIPFVFPASMILDKFGLRKTVLLGTIGTTIGTWIKVASIRPDLFWVSFLGQSVVALSQVCILSVPARLAAAWFGPTQVSSACSIGVFGNQLGIALGFLIPPWVVSDGTTDEVTSGLYKLFIGTAIFSSAITICTFLLFKDTPPTPPSMAEVLKKTESDTSFKASLIALGSNRNFILLILGYGINVGIFYAISTLLNQIILNYYPGNAVDAGQIGVLIVLAGMVGSVVCGVVLDKTRKYKETTLAVYILSLIAMVLFTFTLNSGIIIVYVTSAFLGFFMTGLLPVGFELASELTYPEPEGTSAGLLNAVVQVFGIVLTSGYSIIFNKLNDLWANGIMCSFLVVGCVLIALISSDLRRQAAHNKKFIDIQTPP; from the exons atggatATCATTAAACCGACAACTGAAGACAATTGTAAAACTTACAAAATCCGTTGGCTAATTTTAATCCTTTTCGTTTTATACTCAGCATCTAATTCGTTACAATGGATTCAATACTCGATCATTGcaaatgttattgttaaatttttcgATGTATCATCAGTTGCGGTTGATTGGACATCAATGATTTTTATGATACTTTATATTCCATTCGTTTTTCCTGCCAGTAtgattttagataaattt GGGTTAAGAAAAACTGTGTTATTGGGTACAATTGGAACGACGATAGGAACGTGGATTAAAGTCGCTTCGATTCGACCAGATTTGTTTTGGGTGAGCTTTTTGGGGCAAAGCGTTGTGGCTCTTTCGCAAGTTTGTATTTTATCGGTTCCGGCACGATTAGCAGCTGCTTGGTTTGGACCTACTCAAGTTTCTTCAGCTTGTAGTATAGGAGTTTTTGGAAATCAA ttgGGAATAGCCTTAGGATTTTTAATACCACCTTGGGTTGTTTCTGATGGAACAACTGATGAAGTTACATCAGGATTGTACAAACTATTCATAGGAACAGCAATTTTTTCTTCAGCAATCACAATATGCACCTTTTTAC ttttcaAGGATACACCCCCTACACCACCTTCGATGGCCGAAGTGTTAAAGAAAACCGAAAGCGATACCAGCTTTAAAGCTTCGTTGATCGCGTTAGGTTCGAACCGAAACTTTATCCTTTTAATTTTGGGTTATGGAATTAATGTGGGGATTTTTTATGCGATTTCAAcacttttaaatcaaattattttaaattattatccg gGAAATGCAGTTGATGCTGGTCAAATTGGAGTTCTTATCGTTTTAGCCGGAATGGTTGGATCTGTTGTTTGTGGAGTTGTGTTGGATAAAACCAGGAAATACAa ggaAACAACTTTAGCTGTTTATATCTTATCTTTAATAGCGATGGTTCTTTTTACGTTTACTTTAAACTCGGGGATAATCATAGTTTATGTAACATCAGCGTTTTTAgg attttttatgacGGGACTTTTACCGGTTGGATTCGAATTAGCGTCTGAATTAACATATCCAGAACCGGAAGGAACATCAGCAGGATTATTAAACGCTGTGGTTCAAGTTTTCGGGATCGTTTTAACATCGGGTTattcaatcatttttaataaactaaacGATCTTTGGGCGAATGGAATTATGTGCAGCTTTTTAGTAGTTGGTTGTGTTTTAATAGCTCTTATTTCATCCGATTTACGAAGACAGGCAGctcataacaaaaaatttattgatatacAAACACCACCTTAA
- the LOC111428039 gene encoding uncharacterized protein encodes MSQPTKVNQVTKDIKVIDLIVEQRGQFDEDEKFEKVRENIQKSKEPNEKDGQDVNETTQVATKSNNTEEATTLGSPNEAIFFNDDIYEIVADFKAIPRDEIYCRVSEGCVEVGAIHKETQGVGPKARHLDLQLTRLYQTPRAININDSFCYLSGDGILFITGSYKEQMMSQQK; translated from the exons atgagcCAACCAACTAAAGTTAACCAAGTAACTAAAGATATTAAAGTAATCGATTTAATCGTTGAACAACGCGGGCAATTTGACGAAgatgaaaaatttgaaaaagtcCGCGAGAATATACAGAAATCGAAAGAACCCAACGAAAAAGATGGTCAAGATGTAAACGAAACAACCCAAGTTGCAACGAAAAGTAATAACACAGAGGAGGCGACGACTTTAGGTTCTCCAAATGAAGCAATTTTCTTTAACGATGATATTTatgaa ATTGTAGCCGATTTCAAAGCGATTCCTCGCGATGAAATTTATTGTAGAGTATCAGAAGGTTGCGTTGAAGTTGGAGCTATTCACAAAGAAACTCAAGGAGTTGGCCCAAAAGCGAGACATTTAGATTTGCAATTAACCAGGCTTTATCAAACACCAAGAGCGATTAATATAAACGATTCATTCTGTTATTTATCAGGGGACggcattttatttataacaggAAGTTATAAGGAACAAATGATGtcacaacaaaaataa
- the LOC111427922 gene encoding PHD finger-containing protein DDB_G0268158-like — protein sequence MNSLEINTPGVSTQKIRLRRVPTKREMIQNNLLQVKQNAIKKRKAQMAYYSNKVQNQSPLRRGVQTKNVQNRLGLKKSVIFTNTNKNQQVKQQQQLVLTTNKTNNNNRNNFRRQFRQIGNQSSQQSMNKFNTRNNFANRNQKFIRTTSIQERWNQIRQQPKSVKNFRNPQQQAITTNGQNKIKLRRPLNNYKIQVPANVQQQNQTKLRTLNPQLQAEIKAIQSRVPQEEDIAAPIASSKIGVTGITLNDRFSQLM from the exons atgaattccTTGGAAATTAACACTCCAG gagtttcaACTCAAAAAATAAGATTGAGGAGAG tgcCAACCAAACGCGAAATGATACAAAACAATCTTTTGCAAGTAAAACAGAATGCAATTAAAAAGCGGAAAGCTCAAATGGCTTATTATTCAAACAAAGTTCAAAATCAGAGCCCGTTAAGAAGAGGTGTGCAAACTAAAAACGTTCAAAACCGTttgggattaaaaaaatccgttATTTTTACCAATACAAATAAGAACCAGCAAgtaaaacaacaacaacaactcgttttaacaacaaataaGACGAACAACAACAATCGAAATAATTTTCGGAGGCAGTTTCGTCAAATCGGGAACCAAAGTTCTCAACAATCgatgaataaatttaatacaagGAATAATTTTGCAAATCGTAATCAGAAATTTATAAGAACAACTTCAATTCAAGAGAGATGGAACCAAATTAGACAACAACCAAAATCCGTGAAAAACTTTAGAAACCCCCAGCAACAAGCGATTACAACAAAtggacaaaataaaattaaattgcgaCGACCAttaaacaattacaaaatacAAGTCCCCGCGAATGTTCAACAACAAAACCAAACAAAACTAAGAACACTTAACCCACAACTCCAAGCGGAAATTAAAGCAATACAAAGTAGAGTTCCACAAGAAGAAGATATTGCTGCACCAATTGCGTCCAGTAAAATCGGTGTAACAGGAATTACATTGAATGATAGATTCAGCCAGTTGATGTGA